One Halodesulfovibrio sp. DNA window includes the following coding sequences:
- a CDS encoding response regulator transcription factor has product MMDKTIRVVIADDHKVFLEGLCSLVKDESDIEIVGKAASGVELLELVDTLRPDVVISDISMPDMNGIVAAQKITQDFPDTRIIALSMHKDRQFVREILKTNAYGFLLKDCCFDELANAVRAAMAGEICLSEPLRDSVVMDYIGTLRNPKDEEVALSVRESEVLKLIAEGNSTKEVAEQLCISAKTVETHRRQIMQKTKYSNIAELTKYAIRCGLTTV; this is encoded by the coding sequence ATGATGGATAAAACAATTCGCGTTGTCATTGCTGACGACCATAAAGTCTTTTTAGAAGGGCTTTGTTCGTTGGTAAAAGATGAAAGCGACATTGAAATTGTGGGTAAAGCGGCAAGCGGGGTAGAGCTTTTAGAGCTTGTAGATACACTGCGTCCAGATGTGGTTATCTCAGATATAAGTATGCCGGATATGAACGGAATTGTTGCCGCGCAAAAAATAACTCAGGATTTTCCTGATACGCGCATTATCGCGCTTTCTATGCATAAAGATAGGCAGTTTGTGCGGGAAATTCTTAAAACAAACGCCTACGGATTCTTGCTGAAAGATTGTTGTTTCGATGAGTTAGCGAATGCTGTACGTGCTGCGATGGCTGGAGAAATCTGTTTGAGTGAGCCTCTTAGGGATTCTGTAGTGATGGACTATATCGGTACGCTACGTAATCCAAAGGATGAAGAGGTTGCTTTATCTGTACGTGAGAGTGAAGTGCTTAAATTAATTGCCGAAGGTAATAGTACTAAAGAGGTTGCAGAGCAGTTGTGCATCAGTGCTAAAACTGTTGAAACGCATCGCAGGCAGATTATGCAAAAAACAAAGTACTCTAATATTGCAGAGCTTACAAAGTACGCAATTCGCTGTGGATTAACTACTGTTTAA